GAAGGTGCGCACGGTGCCGTTCGCGAGCAGCACGACCGTGTGGTTGTGGCCGGTCTCGACGGCGCTCGCGCCGGTGATGCCGGGCACGCGGGTGGGGGAGGGCAGGTTGGCGGTGCCGCCCGTGCCGAGCTGACCCTGCTGGTTGCTGCCCCACGTCCACACGGTGCCGTCGGAGCGGAGCGCCGCGACGTGCTCGCGGCCGCCGTGGAGGTCGACGACGTCCGAGAGCCCCACCACGGGGCCGGGGGTCGTACGGGCGGTGGTGGTGCCGTCGCCGAGCTGGCCGAAGCCGTTGCCTCCCCAGGTCCAGGGGACGCCGGCCGGGACCGGCGCGGCAGGCGCAGGGGCGGCGGCGAGCAGCCCGAGCGCCAGGAGGGCCGCGGCCCCTCCGGCACCGGCGCGTCGGTGCAGGGTGGTCGCGGCCCTCCCGGTGGTCATCTCAGCGGTCCAGCCGGAGCAGGATCGTCCAGGCCGTCGCGCTGGCGGAGGCGCTGTCGGCCGTCGCGGTCAGCGGTCCGTAGGGTCCCTCGGCCAGTGGCCCGCCGGAATCGGCGAGCACGCTGCAGACCCGTCCGGCGTTGGCGCCGCAGATCGCCTGGCGCGCGGTGACCCCACCCGGCAGCGTGAAGCCGGTCGTGGCGGACGACTTGTCGGCCCAGTAGGACACCGCCCAGTCGCCGGCCCCGGCCTGCACCGTCGGCGCCGTGTGGCCGGCCCGGACGACCGTCTCGGCGCTCGGCACCACCTGCGGGGCGAGCATGTCGCCGCTGTAGGAGGCCACGGTGAGGGTGTACTTCGCGGCGGCGTCCATCGCGAACCGGACGGTCCGGCCGCCGTCGCCGGCGGCGGCGGTGCGGGTCCAGACGAACGTCTTCATCGTCCCGGAGGTGGCGGTGTCGGCCAGCGTCCAGCCGGTGACGCCGCTGCTGGGGTCGCCGGGGACGCGGGTCGCGTCGTTGAGCGAGAGGACCAGCACCATCCGGTCGCCGGCGGACGTGCCGGCCGGGACCACCACGTTGGGCGTGGAGACGTTGCCCTGGTTGGCGGTGCTGCCGACCAGCGCGATCGGCCGGATCGCGACCGGCGCGACCGAGCGGGTCGCCGACGCGGTGGCGAGGTCGTTGTCGCGGACCGTCAGCGCGGGCGTGTACGAGCCGCCCGCGGCGTAGGTGTGGGTCGTGGTCGCGGAGTCCGTGACGTCCACCGACCCGTCACCGAAGTCCCAGGCGTAGGACGAGACGAAGCCGTCGGTGTCGCCGGACCCGCTGGCGTCGAAGGTGCACACGAGGTAGCGGCAGGTCGTGGTGAACGCCGCGGTCGGCGGGGTGTTGGTGCGGGTGACCTGGACCGTCCGGACCAGCGACCCGGTCGCGCCCTCGTCGTCGGTGACGGTGAGGGTGACGTCCCACGTCCCGGAGCCCGCGAAGGTGTGGCTCGGGGTGCGACCGGTGGCCGTGGCGCCGTCGCCGAAGTCCCAGGCCCACGACGTGACGGACCCGTCGGCGTCGGTCGAGCCGGAGGCGTCGAAGTCGCAGGCGGTGCTCGTGCACGTGGAGGTGAAGGCAGCCGTCGGCGCCTGGTTGGCCTCGACGGTGCGCAGCACGACCGACCAGGCCGTCGCGGTGGCGTTGGCGGTGTCGGCCGTCGCGACCAGACCGCCGTACTGGCCGGTCGGGACCGCCCCGGCGGAGTCGGCCCACGAGCTGCAGACGTGGCCGGTGCCGGTGCTGCAGACGGCGTGGCGCCCGGTCACCGAGCCCGGCAGCGTGAAGCCGGTCGTGGCGGCGGACTTGTCGGCCCAGTAGGACACCACCCAGGCGCCGGCAGGGGCGTCGACGAGCGGAGTCGCGTGGCCCGCGCGGTTGACCGTCTCGGCCAGGTCGGCCACCACCAGCGCCCCGCTCCGGACGCCGGAGTAGTCGGCGACGGTCAGGGTGTACTTCGCGGCCGCGTCGAGCGGGACGGTCACCCGCCGGCTCGCGTCGCCCGCGACGGCGACCTTGCTGTAGAGGCGGGTCTGCATGCTGCCCGACGTGGTCGTGCCGAGCACGGTCCACCCGGTGATGCCGGTGGGGTCACCGATCACGCGGCTGCTGGAGTTGAGGGTCAGCGCCATCACCAGCCGGTCGCCGGCCGAGACGGTCGACGGCGTGGTGACGTTGGGCGTGGAGACGTTGCCCTGGTTGGTGGCACCGCCGACGTAGGACACGGTGCTCGCCGCCGGCGCACCGACCACGACCTTGACGGTCGACGCGTCGTCGGTGGCGCCCTGGTCGTCGGTGACGACGAGGGTGGCGGTGTAGGTGCCGGGGGAGGCGTAGGCGTGGCTGGTGGTGGCGCCCGAGCCGTGGGCGCCGTCGCCGAAGTCCCAGGCCCAGTCGGTGACGGTGCCGTCGGGGTCGCTCGAGGCGGTCGCGTCGAGGTCGCAGGCGAGGAACGCGCACGTCATCGTGAAGTCGGCCGTCGGGGCGACGTTGGGCTTGACCACGGTGACCTGCTTCGTGGTGCTGCTGGACAGCCCGCCGTCGTCGGTGACGGTGAGGGTCACGTCATAGGTGCCGGACGCCGCGAAGTCCTTCTGCGGGGTCGGGCCGCCGGCTTCGTCACCGTCGCTGAAGCTCCACTCGTAGGACGACACCGTGCCGTCACCGTCGCTCGACCCGGACGCGTCGAAGGTGCAGGAGACGCCGGTGCAGCTGGAGGTGAAGGCCGCCGTGGGCGCGGTGTTGGGCAGCACCGAGGCGAGGAAGACCGCCCGGCCGCGCCAGTCGATCGACGTGTCGGCGACCGACGAGGTGCCGGTCGGCGCCCCGCCGCTGAAGCCGATCTTGAGCAGCTGGCCGTTGGGGGCGTTGACGACGTAGAGCGTGCTCCCGTCGAGGAACATGCCGCGGGTCGAAGCCCAGGCGATGTTGCCGCCGGTGACCGTGTTCTCGACGCCGCCGATGATGCCGGCGTCGGGGTTGAACCAGCGCCAGAAGAGCGAGGTCTGGCCGCTGCGCGTGTAGTAGATCCGGCCGGCGGAGTAGAACATGCCGGTGACCGTGCTGAGCTGGGAGTACCACGTCGGCAGCACGCCGGCGTAGGTCTGGCCGACGGGGCCGCTGCCCGTCTCGACCGTGCTCCACAGCGGGTCGAGGTAGGGATTGATCGCGGTCGCCGCGCCGAAGCTGGTGCCGTCGAAGGACCGCTTGTAGAGCATGCCGTCGGTCTGGGCGTAGAACAGCGTGCGGCCGACCATCACGGCGTTGCGGACGTTGCTCCAGTCGAAGGACCCGGTGCTGACGGTGCCCTGCGAGGTGACCGACGTGCCGTCGAAGGCGATCACCTTCGCCAGGTTGGCGTTGGAGGCCGCAGCGGTGTTGACGATCTCGATCGCGTTGACCTCCGGGTTGCCGAAGGAGGTGTGGGTGAAGTCGATGTTGACCGTGCCGTCGCTGGTGATGTCGAACGACTTCATCGTGCCGCGGTTGACGCCCGGGTCGACGTTGGGGTCGTAGCTCGACAGCTTGCTCACCCCGTCGATGAGGACGTTGAAGCGGCGGGTGGCGACGGACCGGCTGGCGAAGTAGAGCCGCACCTGGGTGCTGGTGCCGGCCGGGACCGGGAACGTCCACTGCATCTCGTTGCCGCCGGCGGGGTCGTTGCGCTCCTGCGTCCAGATGCCGAGCGGCGTCGAGGCGGGGACGTTGACGAGGCTGGTCGAGGTCAGGGCGCTCCAGGTCGCGGTGGTGCTGCCGGTGTTGTGCACCGTGCTGGTGGTGCCGTTGTCGGCCGCCCAGTCGGGCCCGTTGTCGGTCGAGGCGATCGCCGCGCCGCCGGCGTTGACGCGGTAGAGCACGTTGGAGGCCGCGAGCGGGGCGCCGACGTAGACGTTGCCGGGCAGGGAGCCGGAGGCCGTCGACGCGGTGTCGTAGCCCTCGGAGTAGGGGAAGAACGCGATCCGCGGTCGCTGGTAGCGGCGGTTGCCGATCCAGTCGGTGTCGCTGACCACCCAGAGGCCGGCGTCGGTCTCGTAGATCTCGTAGGCCGCCTCACCACGCGGGTTGCGGCCCGGGTTCCACCGCAGTGGGATGCCGGTCTGCGGGTCGAGCGCCGAGAGGCCCGGGCGCGGGACGGCGCCCTGGGCGGCCCGGTCGGAGCCGTTGGGGTTGTTCATCCAGCGGTTGTGGCCGCCGACGTAGACCGCGGCGCGGGTGATCTCGACGCCCCACAGGGTGTCGCCGCCGGAGTTGGTGACCCACGTCGGCTGCAGGGCGGTGCCGACGGCGTAGGTCTCGAAGCGCGAGGCCGTGTCGCACAGGGTGCCGGTGTTGGGGCCGCCGGTCGTCGCCACCACGAAGAATGAGCCGTCGGGCGACATCTCGACGTCGCGCATGTAGCTGTCGAAGGCACGCGGAGAGCAGATCGGGGTGTAGCGGGTGGTGTACCAGTCGGGGGAGACGACCGCGTTCGCGCCGGTCAGGTCCAGCATCACGATCTGGTCGCGGGCGAGACCGCCCACGGTGCGGAAGTTGCCGACCACGACCAGGCGGTCGCCCGCCGGCGTCACGCCGGACTCGCGGATGCCGATCGGGGCCTGCGCGCCGGAGCCGCTGTTGTTGTGGTGGCCGTCGACGGTCAGGTCCATGAACGGGTCGAGCGCACCGGTGGTCGCGTTGAGCGTGCCGAGCTGGCCGTGGGTGACCCCGCCGATCTTGGTGAAGAAGCCGCCGATGAACAGCCGGTTGTTGGGCAGCAGCTCCATCGTCTCGATGCCGCCGTTGGTCGACGGCGCCTTGAACGAGGTCACCGCCTGCCCGGTGTTCACGTTCAGCAGCTGGATGTGGTTGGGGCCCTTGCCGTTGATCTTGGTGAAGTCGCCGGCGACGTAGACCGTGTCGGGCGTCGGGCCGGGCATCAGCTGCTGGACCTGGCCGTCGACGGTGGGGTTGAAGGTCTGGCTGACCAGCCCGGTGGTGGCGTCGAAGGCGAAGAGGTTCTGTCGCGCGTACGGCGTGCCGTTCATCGGGTCGGCGACCTGGGTGAACAGGCCGCCGGCGATCATCGTGTTGCCGACCTGGACGATCTTGGACACCTCGCCGTCGAGCACCCACGGCGTCTTCTTGCTCGGGACGTCACCGGGCATCCGGGTGGCCGCGGGCGGCGCGGCCGCGGCACCGCCGGCGGTGAGCACGGTGGTGAGCGCGGCCAGCGGCAGCGCGAGCGCGACGGCGGACACGAGGGCGGAGACGAGCGCGGTCAGGCGACGGAACACGGGGGTCCTCCTGGAGGTGCGGGAAGGGGCCGAGAGCCACGCGGCAGGTCCGTCGCCGGACCACCCCGGGCATCATTCGAGCGGCTCGACCGCCCGAACGGGTGGGCGGTCGGGGGACTTAGCCACCTTTGGGTAGGTGGCCGGACGCGGCGGTCTCCCGTGCCCGCCAGCCGCCGGGTCGGTAGTCGGGGTCCTCGACCTGCTCGGGGGACAGCGCACCGAAGACGGGCAGCCCGGAGGCGTGGCGCACGAGGCCCCACACGAGCGGCACCGCGGCGAGCATCACCAGCCCGACGACTGCGACCAGCACCGGGTGCACGTCGTCCTCGCCGGCGCCGAGCGGCGCCCAGCCCGCCTTGTCGAGCAGCGCGACGCCCGACATGGTCAGCACCACGACGATGCCCCGGCGCACGACCGACTGCGGCACGCGCGGCGCTGCGAGGCTGCCCAGGATCGTGCCCGGCACGGAGCCGAGGATCAGGGGGATGGTCAGGGCGAGGTCCAGGCCGTGCAGGGAGATGTTGGAGATCGCGGCCGCGAGGACGAGCGGCACCGCCTGCACGAGGTCGGTGCCGACCAGGCGGACCGCCGACAGCCCGGGGTAGAGCATGAGCAGCGCGATCATGATGACCGAGCCGGACCCGACGCTCGTGATGCCGACCAGCAGCCCGCCGAGCGCGCCGACCAGGAGCGTCGGGAGCGGGCGGATGGCCGGTCGCTCCTCCGTGGTGACGCCGCGCCGCATCCGCGCCAGGTTGACCCACAGGCGCAGCGCGTAGGTCAGGGCCGCGAAGAGCAGCGCGAAGCCGATGCACATCTTCAGGACGTGGTCGAGGTCGCCGGGCGGGGAGAGCCAGCTGATCAGGTGGGGGCCGAGCAGCGCCATCGGGACCGACCCCAGCACCAGCCAGCCGGCCAGGCGCAGGTCGGGGGAGCCCTCCCGCTTGTGCACCACCGCCCCGCCGGTCTTGTAGACCGCGGCCGCGGTGAGGTCGGCCGTCACCACCGTGGCGGCGTCGCCGACGCCGAGGAAGATGAGGGCGGGCGTCATCAGGGCGCCGCCGCCCATCCCGGTGAGGCCCACCACGACGCCGACCACGAAGCCGGCCGCCACGATGGCGAGGAAGGTCGTCATCACCAGGTCGTCCACGGGCCACCCCTGCCGGCGAGATCGGTCCGCACCCGGCGGGTGCGGCGTACGTCGACCATCTGAGCGGTCGCAGGGGCGTCCGAGGCGCTCGTCCGGGGTGGTTCCCCAATTGGGGTGATAAGCCGGTGACCGGTCGTCCACGCCGTCCGGCGCTCCCTACGTTGCCGATCGACACCTGTCCGCGTCGACACACCGTGCCGTGTGCGGGCCCGGAACGACACGGCTCTTCGAGGGAGTGCGGCATGAAGGCTAGGAACAACGTGGGGCGCACGCGGCGCAGTGTCGCGCTGTCGTCCGTGGGGGCGCTCGTGGCAGCACTCCTGGGAGTCGTCGCCGCGGCGACCCCCTCCGCGGCGGCGGACACCATCACCTTCCGGGCGGCCACCCAGGCGGCCTGGAACCAGACGACCGCGCGGGTGACGGTCCCCACGACGGTGCAGGCGACCGACGGCATGCTGCTGTTCGTCACGACCAACACCGACGTCGCGCTCACCACCCCGGCCGGCTGGACGCTCGAGGGCACGCGCCTGTCGAACGTCGACACCGAGACCACGCTCTACAGCAAGGCCGCCGAGACGGCCGACATCGGCCGCAACGTCGCGGTCACGCTGTCGCAGACGGCGAAGAGCTCGATGACCCTGCTCGCCTACGACGGCACCGCCGCCGACCCGGTCGCCGCGTTCGCGTCCGCGGCCGAGACCAACCCCTCGAAGACCGCGCACGCCACTCCCGGTGCCGCGGTCGCGACCGCGGGGTCCTACGTCGTGTCCTACTGGGCCGACAAGTTCGGCCAGGAGACCAACGGCTGGACCCTCCCGGCCGGGCAGACCCAGCGCTCGATCGTCTCCGGTGTGGGCGCGGGCCGCATCTCCGCCGTCGCCTCGGACGAGAACGCCCCCGTCGGCGTGGGCGCGAGCCCGAGCCGCACCGCCACCAGCGCCGCCTCGAGCGCCAAGGCGACGATGTGGACGGTCGTCCTCCAGGCCGACCAGTCGGCCGACCCCAACGTCGCGCCCGTCGCGTCGTTCACGACCGCCTGCCCGACCGCGACCTGCACCGTCGACGCGTCCGCCTCGACCGACACCGCGCCGGGGACGATCGCGTCCTACGCGTGGAGCTTCGGTGACGGCACCACCGGCACCGGCGTCTCGACGACCCACACCTACGCGACCAGCGGCAGCAAGACGATCACCCTGACCGTCACCGACAACCAGGGGCTGAGCGCCACCACGACCCGCACGGTCAACGTCACCGTCGGCGGCGGCACCGGGGGAGCCGGCGACCAGCCGCGTCCGGGCCACACCCGCCTGGTGCCGAGCACGCCGCGCAGCAACACCCCGCGGATCAGCAACGGCGAGATCTGGGACATCGAGGTCGTGCCGCAGCTCAACCGGGTGTTCATCGCCGGAAACTTCACGTCGATCCAGAACAACGCCACCGGCAACACCACGACCTACCAGCAGGCGGGCCTGGCCAGCTACAACTACCAGACCGGCCTGGTCGACGCGCAGTTCCGCCCGACCTTCAACGGTGGGGTCGCGGCCGTCGAGGCCAGCCCGGACGGCACCAAGCTGTTCGTCGCGGGCTCGTTCAACACCGTCAACGGCGTGGCCAAGCAGAAGGTGGCCAGCCTCAACCTCACCACCGGCGCACCGCTGAGCACCTTCGGCTTCACCAACTCCACCAACAACCAGGTGCAGTCGCTGGCGGCGACCAACTCCACGCTCTACGTCGGTGGACGGTTCTCGCGCATCAACGGCGTGCTCAAGACCGGCCTGGCCGCGGTCAACGCGGCCTCGGGCGCCGTCGACACGGGCTTCTCCAACGACCTCGCGGGCGGCATCGGCGTCAACGGCCAGCTCGGCGTCCCGCAGCTCAAGCTGACCCACGACAACTCCAAGCTGATCGTGGTCCACACCGGCCGCTCGATCGCCGGACAGGACCGCCTCGGCGTCGGCATCATCGACACCGCCACCAAGCAGCTGCTGCCCTTCCGCACCCGGCTCTGGGACGAGAACCTCGCCCGGGTCGGCGGCGTGACCCGCATCTGCTGCGCCGACGTGGCGCCCGACGACTCCTACTTCGTCGTCACCTCCGGCTCCGGCGGCGACGCCCCGCCGATCAGCGACACCGTCATCGCCTACCCGCTCTCCGCGGCGGCGATGCAGAACGACGACGTCGACGAGATGTGGCTCTCGCGCCACTTCGACTCGATCTACTCGGTGGCGATCACCGAGAACTCGGTCTACGTCGGTGGTCACTACCAGTTCGTCGAGTCGCCGACCTCCTGCGCGGCCGAGCCCTGCTACCCGGGGCTGACCAACGTCGGCTACGGCACCGGCCAGGGCCTCGCGGGCTACGGCCTCGGCGACGCCGTGGTCCGGCGCGACCACATCGCGGCGCTCAACCCGGCCGACGGCCGCGCACTCGAGTGGAACCCCACCGGCGGGTCGAACTCCTTCGAGGGCAACAAGGCGATGGAGGCGACCTCGCGGGGTCTGTTCATCGGAGGCGACGGCATGTTCCAGGGCGGTGTCCGCACCGGACGTGTCGCGTTCTACGACTTCAACAGCGAGACCTTCCCGGCCGCCCTGCCCGACACGACCATCACCGCGCCGATCGAGGGCCGTGTGGTGGCCAACAACGCGCCGACCACCATCACCGGCACCGCTCGCGTCAGCACCGGCACGGTCGGTCGGGTCCAGGTCTCGATCCGCGACCGCGACTCGGGCCAGTACCTGCAGGACGACGGCACCGCCTTCACCACCTTCGGGACCGGCACCAACACGCTCAACGCGACGCTGTCCGGCACGGGCACGACGCGCAGCTGGTCGATCCCGGCCACGATCACGGTCAACCGCAACATGATCGTGACGGCGACGGCGTTCACCGCCGCGACCGGTGGCACGGGCGACTCCACGCCGGCGACCAAGAAGTTCGAGTCGTTCAGCACCGACGACCAGACGCCGACCACCAACATCACCGGACCCAGCGGCGTGCAGACGTCGACGACCTTCACCGTCACCGGCACCGCCAACGACGACAAGGGCGTCAACTCGCTCACCTACTGGTTCCGCGACGAGGCGGGGCGCTACCTGCAGAACGACGGCACCGTCGACGACATCTACAACACCTTCCGCGGCCAGCCCGACGTGGTCGGGGCGACCAGCGCCACCTGGTCCTACGAGGTGACGCTGCCGCACGAGGGCATCTGGCGGGCCAGCGCGACGGCGGTCGACACAACCGGCCAGGCCGACCTGCGCAGCGCCACGCGTGACTTCCGGGTCGACTCCACCTCGGTGGCGCCGACGGTGAAGATCAACGCGCCGGTGGAGATGACCCCGCCGTTCGCCGTCCCCGCCGTGACCGTCGACCC
This genomic interval from Nocardioides palaemonis contains the following:
- a CDS encoding PKD domain-containing protein produces the protein MFRRLTALVSALVSAVALALPLAALTTVLTAGGAAAAPPAATRMPGDVPSKKTPWVLDGEVSKIVQVGNTMIAGGLFTQVADPMNGTPYARQNLFAFDATTGLVSQTFNPTVDGQVQQLMPGPTPDTVYVAGDFTKINGKGPNHIQLLNVNTGQAVTSFKAPSTNGGIETMELLPNNRLFIGGFFTKIGGVTHGQLGTLNATTGALDPFMDLTVDGHHNNSGSGAQAPIGIRESGVTPAGDRLVVVGNFRTVGGLARDQIVMLDLTGANAVVSPDWYTTRYTPICSPRAFDSYMRDVEMSPDGSFFVVATTGGPNTGTLCDTASRFETYAVGTALQPTWVTNSGGDTLWGVEITRAAVYVGGHNRWMNNPNGSDRAAQGAVPRPGLSALDPQTGIPLRWNPGRNPRGEAAYEIYETDAGLWVVSDTDWIGNRRYQRPRIAFFPYSEGYDTASTASGSLPGNVYVGAPLAASNVLYRVNAGGAAIASTDNGPDWAADNGTTSTVHNTGSTTATWSALTSTSLVNVPASTPLGIWTQERNDPAGGNEMQWTFPVPAGTSTQVRLYFASRSVATRRFNVLIDGVSKLSSYDPNVDPGVNRGTMKSFDITSDGTVNIDFTHTSFGNPEVNAIEIVNTAAASNANLAKVIAFDGTSVTSQGTVSTGSFDWSNVRNAVMVGRTLFYAQTDGMLYKRSFDGTSFGAATAINPYLDPLWSTVETGSGPVGQTYAGVLPTWYSQLSTVTGMFYSAGRIYYTRSGQTSLFWRWFNPDAGIIGGVENTVTGGNIAWASTRGMFLDGSTLYVVNAPNGQLLKIGFSGGAPTGTSSVADTSIDWRGRAVFLASVLPNTAPTAAFTSSCTGVSCTFDASGSSDGDGTVSSYEWSFSDGDEAGGPTPQKDFAASGTYDVTLTVTDDGGLSSSTTKQVTVVKPNVAPTADFTMTCAFLACDLDATASSDPDGTVTDWAWDFGDGAHGSGATTSHAYASPGTYTATLVVTDDQGATDDASTVKVVVGAPAASTVSYVGGATNQGNVSTPNVTTPSTVSAGDRLVMALTLNSSSRVIGDPTGITGWTVLGTTTSGSMQTRLYSKVAVAGDASRRVTVPLDAAAKYTLTVADYSGVRSGALVVADLAETVNRAGHATPLVDAPAGAWVVSYWADKSAATTGFTLPGSVTGRHAVCSTGTGHVCSSWADSAGAVPTGQYGGLVATADTANATATAWSVVLRTVEANQAPTAAFTSTCTSTACDFDASGSTDADGSVTSWAWDFGDGATATGRTPSHTFAGSGTWDVTLTVTDDEGATGSLVRTVQVTRTNTPPTAAFTTTCRYLVCTFDASGSGDTDGFVSSYAWDFGDGSVDVTDSATTTHTYAAGGSYTPALTVRDNDLATASATRSVAPVAIRPIALVGSTANQGNVSTPNVVVPAGTSAGDRMVLVLSLNDATRVPGDPSSGVTGWTLADTATSGTMKTFVWTRTAAAGDGGRTVRFAMDAAAKYTLTVASYSGDMLAPQVVPSAETVVRAGHTAPTVQAGAGDWAVSYWADKSSATTGFTLPGGVTARQAICGANAGRVCSVLADSGGPLAEGPYGPLTATADSASASATAWTILLRLDR
- a CDS encoding sulfite exporter TauE/SafE family protein — translated: MDDLVMTTFLAIVAAGFVVGVVVGLTGMGGGALMTPALIFLGVGDAATVVTADLTAAAVYKTGGAVVHKREGSPDLRLAGWLVLGSVPMALLGPHLISWLSPPGDLDHVLKMCIGFALLFAALTYALRLWVNLARMRRGVTTEERPAIRPLPTLLVGALGGLLVGITSVGSGSVIMIALLMLYPGLSAVRLVGTDLVQAVPLVLAAAISNISLHGLDLALTIPLILGSVPGTILGSLAAPRVPQSVVRRGIVVVLTMSGVALLDKAGWAPLGAGEDDVHPVLVAVVGLVMLAAVPLVWGLVRHASGLPVFGALSPEQVEDPDYRPGGWRARETAASGHLPKGG
- a CDS encoding PKD domain-containing protein, which encodes MAALLGVVAAATPSAAADTITFRAATQAAWNQTTARVTVPTTVQATDGMLLFVTTNTDVALTTPAGWTLEGTRLSNVDTETTLYSKAAETADIGRNVAVTLSQTAKSSMTLLAYDGTAADPVAAFASAAETNPSKTAHATPGAAVATAGSYVVSYWADKFGQETNGWTLPAGQTQRSIVSGVGAGRISAVASDENAPVGVGASPSRTATSAASSAKATMWTVVLQADQSADPNVAPVASFTTACPTATCTVDASASTDTAPGTIASYAWSFGDGTTGTGVSTTHTYATSGSKTITLTVTDNQGLSATTTRTVNVTVGGGTGGAGDQPRPGHTRLVPSTPRSNTPRISNGEIWDIEVVPQLNRVFIAGNFTSIQNNATGNTTTYQQAGLASYNYQTGLVDAQFRPTFNGGVAAVEASPDGTKLFVAGSFNTVNGVAKQKVASLNLTTGAPLSTFGFTNSTNNQVQSLAATNSTLYVGGRFSRINGVLKTGLAAVNAASGAVDTGFSNDLAGGIGVNGQLGVPQLKLTHDNSKLIVVHTGRSIAGQDRLGVGIIDTATKQLLPFRTRLWDENLARVGGVTRICCADVAPDDSYFVVTSGSGGDAPPISDTVIAYPLSAAAMQNDDVDEMWLSRHFDSIYSVAITENSVYVGGHYQFVESPTSCAAEPCYPGLTNVGYGTGQGLAGYGLGDAVVRRDHIAALNPADGRALEWNPTGGSNSFEGNKAMEATSRGLFIGGDGMFQGGVRTGRVAFYDFNSETFPAALPDTTITAPIEGRVVANNAPTTITGTARVSTGTVGRVQVSIRDRDSGQYLQDDGTAFTTFGTGTNTLNATLSGTGTTRSWSIPATITVNRNMIVTATAFTAATGGTGDSTPATKKFESFSTDDQTPTTNITGPSGVQTSTTFTVTGTANDDKGVNSLTYWFRDEAGRYLQNDGTVDDIYNTFRGQPDVVGATSATWSYEVTLPHEGIWRASATAVDTTGQADLRSATRDFRVDSTSVAPTVKINAPVEMTPPFAVPAVTVDPGGRVTFSGTATDDAGLKNVEIGLRNTSTGENLGSDCTWAVGISAGNCRISPVDISGANYNWSWTTPFNLSAGTYSFTVRATDDEDLTTSSTNQGRLTLNAQFAGDLPPDTTIAFTPPADRSLVVNLQGTAVDDLGVDQVRVTLQDRDTGRYLQANGTMSSTVAFRTATLASPGATSTTWSLPTITLPTGGNWRFTATAYDAAHAQQDASPATASYQVYPGDGLPTLSDTLGQPVSGSTFDQGKIVVTGRAEDAPDQFAGISAVQVAVVNAAGQYMSSTGTFTSTTPSFRTAFLNSPGSVGSNYSYTTPVIPAGTYSVIVQSVDVHNQVMTPPRTSTGVVVTQPANNPPVPSFTYTCNQNVCTFDGRGSTDENTSALTYSWSFGTQGTATGPLPTKTFTAAGTFPVTLTVKDEWQVSATTVAQNVTIAEPAGNVAPVPTFIQSCLGTTCSVSSAGTADPNTGDTITYSWNWGDGTPLSTGASPAAHAYAAPGTYTITLTTTDGWGKSASTTRTVNLVEPANNTAPVPQFTVNCLSFTTCTFNSSGTADPQGDSIRYAWTFGDGATSTAANPSRTYATAGAYTVNLTVTDVWGKSTTISKVATIEEPVGNNAPTVTFTTACTGLVCTMNSTGTVDNDGGIRSYAWTFGDGGTATTASPTRTYAAAGTYTITLTVTDNWGRATAATRTVTVP